A region from the Hydra vulgaris chromosome 08, alternate assembly HydraT2T_AEP genome encodes:
- the LOC136083906 gene encoding sugar phosphate exchanger 3-like, whose amino-acid sequence MASVFKDTITTIRKWTWHHFFVFVLTFFAYAFFHACRKAFSNIKDTMAKSITPQNSQNSTEPYYPYKTWNKEHMFETLNDANVFLGILDTLFMFAYAVGLFISGVLGDRINLRYMLTFGMCGSAIITFLFGYLNDVIHMQNKYYYYSLFFLNGLFQSIGWPATVAIMGNWFNKSSGGLVFGLWSGNASVGNIFGSLIVASSLNYGYPNGMLLNSVLLFCGGVIVFFCLIIHPNHVGLETSDEIDSSKLVENDVQIQTKKAIGFIQACLIPGVLAYSLSHACIKLVNYTFFFWLPTYLAQGLHWEDDRSDELSNFYDIGGIIGGVAAGVISDMMRVRSPIVCIMLLLSMGSLYLYSIAGGNYVTNVALMIVVGVFVGGPANTISTAITADLGKHDKIKDNAEALSTVTGIIDGTGSFGAAIGQYLVPVINSHLGWHAVFYFLIIMAGCSLICIFPIFCKEIVCLVNHVKETRGYVKLKHVINENSA is encoded by the exons atgGCATCAGTTTTTAAGGATACAATAACAACAATTCGAAAATGGACTTGgcatcatttttttgtttttgttttaacattttttgcataTGCATTTTTTCATGCATGTAGAAAGgcttttagtaatattaaagaCACAATGGCAAAATCAATTACTCCTCAAAACTCTCAGAACTCAACTGAACCATATTATCCTTATAAGACTTGGAATAAAGAACATATGTTTGAAACTCTTAATGATGCAAATGTATTCCTTGGTATACTTGATACATTATTCATGTTTGCTTATGCAGTCGGATTGTTTATTAGTGGGGTACTAGGGGATAGAATTAATTTGCGTTATATGTTAACATTTGGAATGTGTGGCTCTgctattattacatttttatttgggTATTTAAATGATGTAATACACATGCAAAATAAGTATTACTACTAcagtcttttttttcttaatggtttGTTTCAGTCAATCGGTTGGCCTGCAACTGTTGCAATAATGGGTAACTGGTTTAATAAATCATCAGGAGGCTTAGTATTTGGATTATGGAGCGGAAATGCATCTGTTGGAAATATATTTGGTTCGCTTATTGTTGCTTCATCATTAAATTATGGTTATCCAAATGGGATGCTCTTAAACAGTGTTCTATTATTCTGTGGTggtgtaattgtttttttttgtctgattATTCATCCAAATCATGTTGGATTAGAAACATCTGATGAGATTGATTCATCAAAATTAGTTGAAAATGATGTTCAAATACAAACCAAAAAAGCTATTGGGTTTATACAAGCGTGTTTAATACCTGGGGTACTAGCTTATTCACTTTCTCATGCTTGCATAAAATTGGTTAACTACACCTTCTTTTTTTGGCTTCCAACTTATTTGGCACAAGGGCTTCACTGGGAGGATGACAGATCTGATgagttatcaaatttttatgatattggTGGAATCATTGGAG GTGTTGCTGCAGGAGTCATATCTGATATGATGAGGGTACGTTCGCCTATTGTTTGCATAATGCTTTTGCTTTCGATGGGttctttgtatttatatagcatTGCTGGTGGAAACTATGTTACTAATGTTGCTCTCATGATAGTTGTTGGAGTTTTTGTCGGAGGACCTGCAAATACTATAAGTACAGCAATTACAGCAGATCTTGGTAAGCACGATAAGATAAAAGATAATGCTGAAGCATTATCAACAGTGACTGGTATTATTGATGGTACTGGCTCATTTGGAGCAGCAATCGGTCAATATTTGGTACCTGTTATAAACAGCCATCTTGGGTGGCatgcagttttttattttcttataataatggCTGGCTGCAGTTTGATATGTATTTTCCCCATTTTTTGTAAGGAGATAGTGTGTTTGGTAAATCATGTAAAAGAAACTCGAGGttatgtaaaactaaaacatgtaataaatgaaaattctgcttag